Proteins encoded within one genomic window of Amycolatopsis nigrescens CSC17Ta-90:
- a CDS encoding chlorophyllase/cutinase-like alpha/beta fold protein, which translates to MSLILGSLLSLALVPAAHAAEPSAGCPSVGKNWAAPGPFAVTAEAGGTEHTIYRPSELGGCGRHPVLVWGNGTGASVSVYEPMLRHFASHGFIVAAANTAWSGSGTEMRAGIDYLTQQNGSAGSVFHDKVDLEHVGATGHSQGGGGAVASGADPRVDTVVPIEPGPQGSVEALHGPVFWLAGQLDLVVLPNLLVYPRYQQSTQVPAVFGELAGASHFTPVGDGGGFRGPITAWFRFHLMGDELARGEFFGDGCGNCDSPAWSRFERNAKATEPPRA; encoded by the coding sequence GTGAGTCTGATCCTCGGTTCCCTCCTGTCCCTCGCCCTGGTGCCGGCGGCGCACGCGGCCGAGCCGTCGGCGGGCTGCCCGTCGGTCGGCAAGAACTGGGCGGCCCCAGGACCGTTCGCGGTGACCGCCGAAGCGGGCGGGACGGAGCACACGATCTACCGGCCCAGCGAGCTCGGCGGCTGCGGCCGGCATCCGGTGCTCGTCTGGGGCAACGGGACCGGCGCCAGCGTGTCGGTCTACGAGCCGATGCTGCGGCACTTCGCTTCACACGGCTTCATCGTGGCCGCCGCGAACACCGCCTGGTCCGGGTCCGGCACGGAAATGCGCGCCGGAATCGACTACCTGACCCAGCAGAACGGCTCGGCGGGCAGCGTTTTCCACGACAAGGTCGACCTGGAGCACGTCGGCGCGACGGGGCATTCGCAGGGCGGCGGTGGCGCGGTCGCCTCGGGCGCGGACCCGAGGGTGGACACCGTGGTGCCGATCGAGCCGGGTCCGCAGGGATCGGTGGAAGCACTGCACGGCCCGGTGTTCTGGCTGGCCGGCCAGCTCGACCTGGTCGTGCTGCCGAACCTGCTCGTCTATCCCCGCTACCAGCAGTCGACGCAGGTCCCCGCCGTGTTCGGCGAGCTGGCCGGCGCGAGCCACTTCACCCCCGTCGGCGACGGCGGCGGATTCCGCGGGCCGATCACCGCGTGGTTCCGCTTCCACCTGATGGGCGACGAGCTGGCGCGTGGCGAATTCTTCGGCGACGGCTGCGGCAACTGCGACTCACCGGCGTGGTCGAGGTTCGAGCGCAACGCCAAGGCCACCGAGCCACCCCGCGCCTGA